The Winslowiella toletana region TTTTTTTATTCTGGCTTCAAATCTTGTAGCAAGAACTTTACGTCCCATGAGCGTTTAGTTTCTACTCTGTCAGGCGGAATAATTGTGTAAATAGTGACGTTGTACTTCACATTTGGTACAAAGTGGTAGTCGACGGGAATGCATTCACCGGGTACCACTACCTTAATTGGAAAAGGATGCTCGCGATGGCTCCATATCTCGCGC contains the following coding sequences:
- a CDS encoding putative T6SS immunity periplasmic lipoprotein — protein: MKKVTVALSFFMLNGCFIHPLPFRTATVSLKADGQPCFKVKKESVTAKNQSRILSIVINKRFEDGYMREIWSHREHPFPIKVVVPGECIPVDYHFVPNVKYNVTIYTIIPPDRVETKRSWDVKFLLQDLKPE